In the genome of Ictalurus furcatus strain D&B chromosome 13, Billie_1.0, whole genome shotgun sequence, one region contains:
- the bricd5 gene encoding BRICHOS domain-containing protein 5 isoform X2 yields MMRWWKFSETSLEEPQCMHCGPIGSSRFPQRVLWGTLTITLLIVIIALTALIVTGNFTLQPDTQVVRLIAPDHPAALINQSALVDKHNSVVTYSVTSQTNHTSTVLFDIKHGLICYKPDNQDICFLRQMEMSDYENMHMLLNESKQQVNQIWLVGNETQRHTEFLGVLSGHRVDASVLQQPLQSLCQHRPVYWTRRAGGPKERLIYFCIDICFPNNICVSVCFYYLPE; encoded by the exons ATGATGAGGTGGTGGAAATTCTCAGAAACTAGTTTGGAGGAGCCACAGTGCATG CATTGTGGCCCCATAGGCTCCTCCAGGTTTCCACAGCGTGTGTTATGGGGCACCCTCACTATCACGCTGCTCATCGTTATCATTGCCCTTACTGCCCTCATCGTCACTGGGAATTTCACACTCCAACCAGACACGCAG GTTGTCCGACTCATAGCTCCTGACCACCCTGCTGCTCTGATCAACCAGTCTGCATTAGTAGACAAACACAACAGTGTAGTGACATACTCAGTCACCTCGCAAACAAATCACACATCTACAGTGCTCTTTGACATTAAACAT GGGTTAATATGCTACAAGCCTGACAACCAGGACATCTGCTTCCTTCGTCAAATGGAGATGTCTGATTATGAAAACATGCACATGCTCTTGAATGAGTCCAAACAACAG GTGAATCAGATCTGGCTGGTGGGAAACGAGACTCAGAGACACACTGAGTTTTTAGGTGTCTTGTCAGGCCATCGTGTGGATGCTTCAGTACTACAGCAACCGCTGCAGTCCCTCTGTCAGCACAGACCCGTGTACTGGACCAGGAGAGCTGGTG GTCCCAAAGAACGACTAATTTACTTCTGCATTGACATCTGCTTCCCCAACaacatttgtgtgtctgtgtgtttctacTACCTGCCAGAATGA
- the rnf151 gene encoding RING finger protein 151 produces the protein MQKKLNSSNLNLSTLSTVLSHPTHKSHFHKSHSMEVFSESLGLSAPDQHNEYNSRKSSFSDDNDVCSSSSGSLGLSLYGSVGEENLRLSEKDADSDSPDSGLCMELQSPTNSETSSPFKLYPQVPPRPQTQEILNRCTTYTHKAALETQAPTYYVSCQSGGYEVDLFVDPPDHDLICIICKGVLRCPVRVACNHVFCKKCILQWMRRQETCPCCRKPVNHRLMFVMFKLSKSIGRLPIKCRNEQQGCTATFPLSEQYLHSSTCPFEWLLCPQQGCGARVLRKEAQAHEQVCSHWRQLCPMGCGTLLNRTTQAKHNCYRELQERYEAQQQTQRIIASALRRKMQRMQRRMAHITRQISLICESLELSENLEEEVEESPGEGTSTGRNSRVGHSSITPTSSSSSSSS, from the exons aTGCAGAAAAAGTTGAACAGCTCCAACCTAAATCTGTCCACTCTATCAACTGTGCTGTCTCACCCCACCCACAAGTCCCACTTCCACAAGTCCCACTCTATGGAGGTGTTCTCTGAGTCTCTGGGCCTCAGTGCTCCAGACCAACACAATGAATACAACAGCCGCAAGAGCAGCTTCAGTGATGACAATGACGTCTGCTCCAGCTCCTCTGGTTCTCTGGGCCTGAGTCTGTATGGCTCTGTGGGGGAAGAGAACCTAAGACTGTCAGAGAAAGATGCAGACTCAGACAGTCCTGACAGTGGTTTGTGTATGGAGCTTCAAAGCCCTACCAATTCAGAAACCAGCAGCCCTTTCAAACTGTACCCACAGGTGCCCCCTCGTCCACAAACCCAAGAGATCCTCAACCGCTGTACCACCTACACCCACAAAGCAGCCCTGGAAACCCAAGCTC CAACTTATTATGTTTCATGTCAGAGTGGTGGTTATGAAGTGGACCTTTTTGTGGATCCCCCAGACCATGACCTTATCTGTATCATATGTAAAGGAGTTCTACGCTGCCCTGTGCGTGTGGCATGTAACCATGTCTTTTGCAAGAAGTGCATTTTGCAGTGGATGAGGAG ACAGGAAACATGTCCATGCTGCAGGAAGCCTGTCAACCACCGGCTTATGTTTGTTATGTTCAAGCTCAGTAAATCCATTGGCCGTTTACCAATCAAG TGCCGAAATGAGCAGCAGGGCTGCACGGCCACCTTTCCTCTCTCAGAGCAGTACCTCCACAGCTCCACATGCCCGTTTGAGTGGCTGCTGTGCCCGCAACAGGGCTGTGGGGCTAGGGTACTGAGGAAGGAAGCCCAGGCACATGAACAGGTTTGCAGCCACTGGAGGCAGTTGTGCCCGATGGGTTGTGGCACACTGCTGAACCGCACTACTCAGGCCAAGCACAACTGCTACAGAGAGCTGCAGGAGCGTTACGAGGCCCAGCAACAGACGCAGCGAATCATCGCCTCTGCACTGCGCAGGAAGATGCAGCGTATGCAAAGGCGCATGGCCCACATTACTCGGCAGATAAGCCTGATCTGTGAAAGCCTGGAGCTCAGCGAGAacctggaggaggaggtggaggagagcCCTGGTGAGGGAACCAGCACAGGGAGAAATTCCAGAGTCGGCCACAGCTCCATCACACCCACCAGCtctagcagcagcagcagctcctaA
- the neurl2 gene encoding neuralized-like protein 2, with product MATVLGQFMEFHPVHGTNVQLDCCGTKATRVESFANGICFSKHSLNPGEIFLVEIEDKEIGWCGHLRIGLTAHDPQRLETVPEYSLPDLVDQGRSWVFAITRNHNKVIDDEVQEVQGAGGRQADGNEGSNVKTFFTESHLYIENVCIPKDKLVGRSRPGRFSHILDDLYKINALPPTARRSRIGVLYVPKRQGFADMHIVINGEDMGACAKGIPTTQPLYAVVDVFAATKSVRIVQVEYGLPSLQTLCRKTIQKHIIHRMALDWLELPEMLKHYCKFE from the exons ATGGCTACAGTTTTGGGACAGTTTATGGAGTTTCACCCAGTTCATGGTACAAATGTGCAACTGGACTGCTGTGGGACTAAAGCCACCCGAGTTGAAAGTTTTGCTAATGGAATCTGCTTTAGTAAACATTCTTTAAACCCTGGAGAGATTTTCCTGGTGGAAATCGAGGACAAGGAGATAGGCTGGTGTGGCCACCTCAGGATCGGACTAACTGCACATGATCCTCAAAGGTTGGAGACGGTTCCTGAGTATTCCCTGCCTGACCTTGTGGACCAGGGAAGAAGTTGGGTGTTTGCCATAACCAGAAACCACAACAAAGTTATTGACGATGAGGTTCAGGAGGTCCAAGGAGCAGGTGGGAGGCAAGCAGATGGGAATGAGGGCAGTAATGTTAAAACTTTTTTCACGGAAAGTCACTTGTATATAGAGAATGTGTGCATACCAAAGGACAAGTTGGTAGGACGGAGTCGGCCTGGACGGTTTAGTCACATCCTGGATGATCTTTATAAAATTAATGCTTTGCCTCCCACAGCCAGACGCAGTCGGATAGGAGTTTTGTATGTGCCAAAAAGACAGGGTTTTGCTGATATGCATATTGTCATCAATGGTGAAGACATGGGTGCCTGTGCCAAAGGAATTCCCACCACTCAGCCTCTCTATGCTGTCGTGGATGTATTTGCTGCTACTAAAAGTGTCAGAATTGTACAAGTGGAATATGGCC TTCCCTCACTGCAGACACTTTGTCGAAAGACTATTCAGAAGCACATCATTCACAGAATGGCTTTGGACTGGTTGGAGCTTCCAGAGATGCtaaaacattactgtaaatttgAATAA
- the bricd5 gene encoding BRICHOS domain-containing protein 5 isoform X1, which translates to MMRWWKFSETSLEEPQCMHCGPIGSSRFPQRVLWGTLTITLLIVIIALTALIVTGNFTLQPDTQSSLQVVRLIAPDHPAALINQSALVDKHNSVVTYSVTSQTNHTSTVLFDIKHGLICYKPDNQDICFLRQMEMSDYENMHMLLNESKQQVNQIWLVGNETQRHTEFLGVLSGHRVDASVLQQPLQSLCQHRPVYWTRRAGGPKERLIYFCIDICFPNNICVSVCFYYLPE; encoded by the exons ATGATGAGGTGGTGGAAATTCTCAGAAACTAGTTTGGAGGAGCCACAGTGCATG CATTGTGGCCCCATAGGCTCCTCCAGGTTTCCACAGCGTGTGTTATGGGGCACCCTCACTATCACGCTGCTCATCGTTATCATTGCCCTTACTGCCCTCATCGTCACTGGGAATTTCACACTCCAACCAGACACGCAG TCTTCGTTGCAGGTTGTCCGACTCATAGCTCCTGACCACCCTGCTGCTCTGATCAACCAGTCTGCATTAGTAGACAAACACAACAGTGTAGTGACATACTCAGTCACCTCGCAAACAAATCACACATCTACAGTGCTCTTTGACATTAAACAT GGGTTAATATGCTACAAGCCTGACAACCAGGACATCTGCTTCCTTCGTCAAATGGAGATGTCTGATTATGAAAACATGCACATGCTCTTGAATGAGTCCAAACAACAG GTGAATCAGATCTGGCTGGTGGGAAACGAGACTCAGAGACACACTGAGTTTTTAGGTGTCTTGTCAGGCCATCGTGTGGATGCTTCAGTACTACAGCAACCGCTGCAGTCCCTCTGTCAGCACAGACCCGTGTACTGGACCAGGAGAGCTGGTG GTCCCAAAGAACGACTAATTTACTTCTGCATTGACATCTGCTTCCCCAACaacatttgtgtgtctgtgtgtttctacTACCTGCCAGAATGA
- the meiob gene encoding meiosis-specific with OB domain-containing protein: MEYASTHSSVSISDLSPNITRPSVVGIIIGKTDARGFPDRKKVGSERFTFSFTIKDSPDHFINVSSWGTEEYIQGLCSHIKIGDCVVIENPLVATKDPVKEDRFCPTTPSFYRLLVTEAHSAIRMCTDLDTESRLLSVFHIPVKDSGDFYSLGDITANGQSLDGNFINILAAVRSIGEPKFFTTSAGRKGQKLEIKLFDETLTSFPFICWDGETIQFVQTLPPRETVLFIVDARISFDTFRNCMVATATSKTIITMNPDTLEANQLFSYAKELSESEQLDEPQIEVNVNVPLDSISDVLTVSQVKARAQKNSEAFYGVIYGFITSLGLDSCITKVIHSRCDRCKFRVHEEIEVCTNTACPKQGQEGEVTADFDLLVDISDHTGTLQGCNLSGTVAEKTLGCTSKEFVCLSESDRTAMKWKFLLERCKIYVKVLKSTKSTSGMRTSILSCTLADPVEVKQSMSVMTS, translated from the exons ATGGAATATGCTtcaacacacagcagtgtttCAATCTCTGACCTGAGCCCGAATATCACGCGTCCG AGTGTGGTCGGGATTATCATTGGAAAGACTGATGCAAGAGGATTCCCTGACAGGAAAA AAGTTGGCTCAGAACGATTCACTTTCAGCTTTACAATAAAAGACTCACCAGACCATTTCATTAATGTGTCTTCATGGGGCACTGAAGAATACATTCAAGGGCTCTGCAGTCATATCAAAATAGGAGACTGTG ttgTCATTGAAAATCCTCTTGTTGCTACTAAAGATCCAGTGAAAGAGGACCGATTCTGTCCCACAACCCCGAG TTTTTACCGACTGTTGGTGACAGAAGCTCACTCAGCCATAAGAATGTGTACAGATTTAGACACCGAGAGCAGACTGCTTTCTGTCTTCCACATACCAGTAAAGGACTCAGGGGATTTCTACTCACTTGGAGACATTACTGCAAATGGACAAAGCCTAGATGGGAACTTCATTAATATTCTAGCTGCTGTGCGATCA ATTGGAGAGCCAAAGTTCTTCACTACTTCAGCTGGACGAAAAGGGCAGAAACTAGAGATTAAACTGTTTGATGAAACTTTGACATCCTTCCCTTTCATAtg CTGGGATGGAGAAACAATTCAGTTTGTACAGACCCTGCCACCACGAGAGACAG TGCTCTTCATAGTGGATGCTCGCATCAGCTTTGATACTTTTCGTAACTGTATGGTGGCAACAGCTACCTCAAAAACAATCATTACTATGAACCCTG atacattAGAAGCCAACCAGCTCTTCAGCTATGCCAAGGAATTATCAGAAAGTGAACAGCTAGATGAGCCACAGATAGAAGTGAATGTTAATGTTCCCT TGGACTCCATTAGTGATGTACTGACTGTGAGTCAGGTTAAAGCCAGAGCCCAAAAAAACTCTGAAGCCTTTTATGGTGTGATATATGGGTTCATCACCTCTTTAGGGTTAGATTCTTGCATTACTAAAGTCATTCACAGCAGGTG TGACAGATGCAAATTTCGTGTCCATGAGGAGATTGAGGTCTGCACTAACACGGCCTGTCCAAAACAAGGACAAGAAGGTGAAGTCACTGCAGACTTTGATCTGCTGGTGGATATCAGTGATCATACAGGAACTCTGCAGGGCTGCAACCTGTCCGGCACAGTCGCTGAGAAAACACTGGGATGTACT tCCAAGGAATTTGTGTGTCTCTCAGAGTCTGACCGGACGGCTATGAAGTGGAAGTTTCTGCTGGAAAGATGCAAAATTTATGTGAAG GTGTTAAAATCAACAAAAAGCACAAGTGGCATGAGGACAAGCATCCTGTCTTGCACCCTTGCAGATCCAGTGGAAGTGAAGCAGAGCATGTCTGTCATGACCAGCTGA
- the tex2l gene encoding testis-expressed protein 2, which produces MAGNEMSHKTSTEIEDPALQTEQHESGRSGIVIQLTGTKGEWDSLDDGDLSVTLDRSKQKFLKPKPSSNDMQLDKDNEWALHSPMFHVPLSPSSPGSLGDCSSSSLGFLSPSHQPLACLVKSLSTELELKDASTHKTRPFISLVKSISTELSRSSPEVSQSKSDSKLSLHLWTQLTQSKGHNGDSRTAPPSPVDLSPTEAKTGFFKVELEDTRRKLTEAIHEPFSVFNKIMREDSTGRLKHQKSTGSIDSFCSKEVGRLCGELSVTESLMRSCKKVECEGLAMSNQPVRPYRKCIHCRSCHSHSHLAKLEGEEPIEICTHEDTLQNINVNISDLAAEHTSEQPCSPVPGMDRFNESTCDWIQGEHKKNTLKGWINEMYEYDPETFHPSLMHSVYATLEGSSLHLDYPRSNIPPWATFNEPFYDQSFIHSRRFHLDGSKVFLLPPTLARKRVWNRKYPICITVARAKELTAEVADQQHPHLNEKSASKTNHNTILYLFARTGREKEEWFHHFCAASMYRNEGQYESDMSVLQEDKSWSSMQVNSSIENISSVSTYDYTTYMTDVISSGQGSFSPCFCHNNKQSSPTEKDQNVCHHGDLMQPVWINALIGRIFWDFLCEKYWSDQIAQKIQHKLSKIRLPYFMDELTVTELSMGSCMPQITGLFQPQVNARGLWLQLNIEYTGALQMTLETKINLSKLGKEEALKAVKEVQTYHVRSTRSKLAVLADSDEESSSAGSSDEEDVPSTEPQETQGVSGAESGLAGGRTGRRILRLVDKIAKSKYFQKATENEYIKKKIEEMSNTPLLLTVEVKELSGELAVNIPPPPTDRIWYSFCVPPKLDLRVQPKLGEREVTFCHVTEWIEKKLQDEFQKVFVMPNMDDIYLPLMHSALESQPAPQHSPTQPSHSSALGSSETCVLNHSFPLE; this is translated from the exons ATGGCAGGAAATGAAATGAGCCACAAGACATCCACTGAGATTGAAGACCCAGCTCTGCAGACTGAGCAGCATGAGTCTGGTAGAAGTGGCATTGTCATCCAGCTAACAGGCACGAAGGGTGAATGGGACAGTCTCGATGACGGTGATCTTTCAGTCACACTTGACAGGAGTAAGCAGAAATTCCTCAAGCCTAAACCATCCTCCAATGACATGCAGTTAGATAAAGACAATGAGTGGGCTCTCCACTCTCCAATGTTCCACGTTCCCCTGTCCCCATCTTCACCAGGCTCCCTTGGAGACTGCTCATCCTCCAGTCTGGGTTTCCTCTCCCCTTCCCACCAGCCTCTGGCTTGCCTGGTGAAGTCTCTGTCCACAGAGCTGGAGCTGAAAGACGCTTCAACACACAAGACCAGACCTTTCATCAGTTTGGTGAAGTCCATTTCCACTGAGCTTTCTCGCAGCAGTCCTGAGGTGTCCCAATCCAAGTCAGACTCTAAGCTCAGCCTGCACCTGTGGACCCAGCTCACACAGTCTAAAGGCCATAATGGAGACTCTCGCACTGCCCCACCATCTCCCGTTGACCTTTCCCCAACTGAGGCCAAAACAGGCTTTTTTAAAGTTGAGCTAGAAGACACTCGTCGGAAGCTTACTGAGGCCATACATGAGCCTTTCAGTGTGTTCAATAAGATCATGCGTGAGGACAGCACGGGCAGGCTTAAGCACCAAAAGAGCACAGGTTCCATTGATTCTTTCTGTTCTAAAGAAGTTGGAAGATTATGTGGTGAGCTCTCAGTGACTGAGAGTCTTATGAGGAGCTGTAAGAAAGTAGAATGTGAGGGACTGGCCATGTCTAATCAGCCTGTGAGACCCTATAGGAAATGTATTCACTGCAGATCCTGCCATTCCCACAGTCACCTCGCCAAATTGGAGGGTGAAGAGCCCATTGAGATCTGCACACATGAAGATactttacaaaatataaatgtaaatataagtgATCTGGCAGCCGAGCACACATCAGAGCAGCCCTGTTCTCCAGTCCCTGGGATGG ATAGGTTTAATGAGAGCACATGTGACTGGATTCAGGGTGAGCACAAAAAGAACACTCTTAAg GGCTGGATTAATGAGATGTATGAATATGATCCAGAAACATTCCACCCCTCTCTTATGCACTCTGTATATGCGACATTGGAGGGGTCAAGTCTTCACCTGGACTATCCCCGCAGCAACATACCCCCGTGGGCCACCTTCAATGAGCCATTTTATGATCAAAGCTTCATCCACTCTCGTAGGTTTCACCTGGATGGCAGCAAG GTGTTCCTGTTGCCCCCAACCCTGGCACGGAAAAGAGTGTGGAACAGGAAGTATCCTATATGCATCACTGTTGCAAGGGCAAAGGAACTAACAGCGGAGGTTGCGGATCAGCAGCACCCACATTTAAATGAGAAATCAGCATCTAAAACCAATCACAACACCATACTCTACCTCTTTGCCAGAACAGGAAGGGAGAAAGAAGAGTGGTTCCATCACTTTTGTGCAGCATCCATGTACAGAAATGAGGGCCAGTATGAATCTG ATATGTCTGTATTGCAAGAGGATAAATCCTGGAGTTCAATGCAGGTCAATAGCAGCATTGAGAATATCTCATCTGTGTCTACGTATGACTACACCACCTACATGACTGATGTTATCTCTTCAGGCCAGGGCAGCTTTTCACCATGCTTCTGCCATAACAACAAACAAAGCAGTCCTACTGAAAAAGATCAG AACGTATGTCATCATGGAGATTTAATGCAGCCTGTCTGGATTAATGCCTTGattggtcgtatcttctgggaTTTCCTCTGTGAGAAGTACTGGTCTGATCAAATAGCTCAGAAGATTCAGCACAAGCTGAGCAAAATAAGA TTGCCTTACTTCATGGATGAATTGACTGTAACTGAACTTTCCATGGGTTCCTGCATGCCCCAGATCACAGGCTTGTTCCAGCCGCAGGTCAATGCCAGAG GTCTGTGGCTCCAGCTGAATATTGAGTACACAGGAGCCCTGCAGATGACATTAGAGACAAAGATTAACCTGTCAAAACTGGGTAAGGAAGAAGCACTGAAAGCAGTCAAAGAGGTGCAGACCTACCATGTAAG AAGTACCAGGTCCAAACTTGCTGTACTGGCTGATAGTGATGAGGAATCCTCGAGTGCAGGTTCATCTGATGAAGAGGACGTTCCATCCACTGAGCCTCAGGAAACTCAGGGAGTTTCTGGTGCTGAGAG TGGTTTGGCTGGGGGTAGAACTGGCCGGCGGATTTTGAGACTTGTTGACAAAATTGCTAAATCCAAATACTTCCAGAAGGCTACAGAAAATGAGTACATCAAAAAGAAGATTGAGGAGATGTCAAACACACCTCTGTTGCTCACTGTTGAGGTTAAAGAACTTTCTGGAGAACTTGCTGTCAACATTCCACCTCCCCCTACGGATAGAATCTG GTACAGTTTCTGTGTGCCTCCAAAGCTTGACCTGCGAGTTCAGCCCAAATTGGGGGAACGGGAAGTGACCTTCTGCCATGTCACTGAATGGATTGAGAAAAAACTTCAAGATGAGTTTCAG AAAGTGTTTGTGATGCCGAACATGGATGACATATACCTCCCTTTAATGCACTCAGCGTTGGAGAGCCAACCAGCGCCTCAACATTCTCCGACACAGCCATCTCACTCTTCTGCTCTGGGCTCCAGTGAGACCTGCGTGCTGAACCATTCTTTCCCCTTAGAGTAG
- the mlst8 gene encoding target of rapamycin complex subunit lst8: MNVNQGTVGSDPVILATAGYDHTVRFWQAHSGICTRTVQHQDSQVNSLEVTPDRSMIAAAGYQHIRMYDLNSNNPNPVINYDGVSKNITSVGFHEDGRWMYTGGEDCMARIWDLRSRNLQCQRIFQVNAPINCVCLHPNQAELFVGDQSGVIHVWDLKTDHNEQLIPEPEVSVNSVHIDPDASYMAAVNSSGNCYVWNLAGGIGDEVTQLIPKTKIPAHKRYSLRCKFSPDSTLLATCSADQTCKIWRTSNFSLMTELSIKSNNPGETSRGWMWDCAFSGDSQYIVTASSDNLARLWCVETGEIKREYSGHQKAVVCLAFNDSVLG, encoded by the exons ATGAATGTAAACCAAGGCACAGTCGGGAGTGACCCAGTGATCCTGGCCACCGCTGGGTATGACCACACAGTCCGGTTCTGGCAGGCACACAGTGGGATCTGCACCAGAACAGTACAGCACCAGGACTCT CAGGTGAATTCACTAGAAGTAACACCTGATAGGAGCATGATTGCAGCAGCTG GTTATCAGCACATACGCATGTATGACCTCAACTCAAACAATCCAAATCCTGTAATCAATTACGATGGCGTTAGCAAAAATATCACATCCGTCGGCTTCCATGAGGATGGCAGATGGATGTACACTGGAGGAGAAGACTGTATGGCACGCATCTGGGATCTAAG GTCAAGAAATTTACAGTGTCAAAGGATATTCCAGGTCAACGCACCCATTAATTGTGTGTGCCTTCATCCCAACCAA gctgaATTGTTTGTTGGAGATCAAAGTGGTGTGATCCACGTCTGGGATCTTAAAACAGACCATAACGAGCAGCTCATCCCAGAGCCAGAGGTGTCTGTCAACTCTGTGCATATTGACCCCGATGCTAGCTACATGGCTGCTGTCAACAGCTCC GGCAACTGTTACGTGTGGAATTTGGCTGGAGGAATCGGTGATGAGGTGACGCAGCTTATTCCCAAAACCAAAATCCCTGCTCACAAACGTTACTCTTTGCGCTGTAAATTTAGTCCTGACTCCAC ATTGCTGGCTACCTGCTCTGCAGACCAGACATGTAAGATCTGGAGGACTTCAAACTTCTCATTGATGACCGAGCTGAGCATTAAGAGCAACAACCCTGGAGAGACTTCTCGTGGCTGGATGTGGGACTGTGCCTTCTCTGGAGACTCGCAGTACATTGTCACAG CCTCTTCGGATAATTTGGCACGTCTGTGGTGTGTGGAGACAGGGGAAATCAAGCGTGAGTACAGTGGGCATCAGAAGGCTGTGGTGTGTCTGGCCTTCAATGACAGCGTGCTTGGTTAA
- the bricd5 gene encoding BRICHOS domain-containing protein 5 isoform X3 — protein sequence MMRWWKFSETSLEEPQCMHCGPIGSSRFPQRVLWGTLTITLLIVIIALTALIVTGNFTLQPDTQSSLQVVRLIAPDHPAALINQSALVDKHNSVVTYSVTSQTNHTSTVLFDIKHGLICYKPDNQDICFLRQMEMSDYENMHMLLNESKQQVNQIWLVGNETQRHTEFLGVLSGHRVDASVLQQPLQSLCQHRPVYWTRRAGE from the exons ATGATGAGGTGGTGGAAATTCTCAGAAACTAGTTTGGAGGAGCCACAGTGCATG CATTGTGGCCCCATAGGCTCCTCCAGGTTTCCACAGCGTGTGTTATGGGGCACCCTCACTATCACGCTGCTCATCGTTATCATTGCCCTTACTGCCCTCATCGTCACTGGGAATTTCACACTCCAACCAGACACGCAG TCTTCGTTGCAGGTTGTCCGACTCATAGCTCCTGACCACCCTGCTGCTCTGATCAACCAGTCTGCATTAGTAGACAAACACAACAGTGTAGTGACATACTCAGTCACCTCGCAAACAAATCACACATCTACAGTGCTCTTTGACATTAAACAT GGGTTAATATGCTACAAGCCTGACAACCAGGACATCTGCTTCCTTCGTCAAATGGAGATGTCTGATTATGAAAACATGCACATGCTCTTGAATGAGTCCAAACAACAG GTGAATCAGATCTGGCTGGTGGGAAACGAGACTCAGAGACACACTGAGTTTTTAGGTGTCTTGTCAGGCCATCGTGTGGATGCTTCAGTACTACAGCAACCGCTGCAGTCCCTCTGTCAGCACAGACCCGTGTACTGGACCAGGAGAGCTGGTG AATGA
- the msrb1b gene encoding methionine-R-sulfoxide reductase B1b → MSFCSFFGKEVYKDHFKRGIYVCSQCANPLFSSRSKYAHSSPWPAFTETIHEDSVTKVMETLTAYKVLCGKCGNGLGHEFLSDGPEEGMPRFUIFSHSLKFVPKDNVDKN, encoded by the exons ATGtcgttttgttcttttttcggAAAGGAAGTGTACAAAGACCATTTTAAACGAG GAATATATGTTTGCTCCCAATGTGCAAACCCACTATTTTCCAGTAGATCCAAATATGCCCACTCCTCACCTTGGCCAGCCTTCACAGAAACCATCCATGAGGACAGTGTGACTAAAGTGATGGAGACACTCACGGCTTATAAG GTCCTGTGTGGCAAGTGTGGCAATGGACTAGGCCATGAGTTTCTGAGTGACGGTCCAGAGGAAGGCATGCCAAGATTTTGAATTTTTAGCCACTCGCTGAAGTTTGTCCCAAAAG ACAATGTTGACAAGAATTAA